The genomic interval AACTCGATAGACTTACGGATCTTCCTATTAATATCATACACCAGATTCAGGATCGTATATCTGTTCAGGCTGCCGCGAAAATGAGTGTTTTGTCCAGAGCATGGAGATATATTTGGTCTTCAAATCCGAGGCTCATATTTGCTACGGGGTTTTGCACAATGAGACTGCCGTCAAAGACAATAGACATCATTACTGCAATTCTGCTACAGCACCATGGATCTGTTAAGACATTCTCAGTGGATATTTCACCGATACATTCTTCTCAGCATCCAGTTGTCGATCGATGGATGCTATTTTTGTCAAGAAATGGTCTCATGAATCTGTCTGTTCGGAATGAAAAAAGTGTCAATGCTCCTTATAAATTACCTTCCTATGTGTATAATGTGGAACTAGAACATTTGGTGCTGTCGAATTGCATTTTCAGGCCACCGTGCAGTTTTAGAGGTTTCAGCAAGCTCGGAAAACTTCAACTTACGCGAGTTTCCTTTGAACTAGACGTTGCAACTTCTTCCCTCTGGATGCCAAGCCTCGAGACACTACACTTTACGAAGTGTAGTGGTCTTCGGTTCTTGAATATATATGCCCCAAAACTTCTGTATTTATACCTCGTTGGCTGTGGCAACGATCCTTTAAACTTGGGTCCTTTCATGGTCTGCAGTAAGCTGAAAACATTTGGAATTTTAGAACAAGAAGTTCCACTAAACACACAAGATAAAACAATGATACCAACAGATATTCTTCACAGCTGGCCTAACCTTAATCGTCTTATTTTGGGCAAATGCTTCCTCAAGGTATATATTTATTCTCGTAAGTTGAGTATAGTTTCTTGCTCTCGACAAGAGGGGGTTAATCAGTTGGTAAGCACCCTCCCCCTCCAACTTCAAGGTTCTGAGTTCGAGttaccaagaaaaaaaaagagcttCTTGCTCTTCAATTACTGCTACTACTTGTTTCCGGTGCATTGTTTATCGCTTATTCTGCTATATATGGAATATTACTTCCTCTACTATTTGCTTGCCTTGGTATATTTGCTTCCTCTATTATGTGTTacttggaaacaacctctataTCTTCAAGAGGTAGGGGTGAGTGatgtctgcgtacactctaccctcatctgaccccactttgtggaaatatactaagtatgttgttgttgttgttgtcgtcgtatatgcatatatttgtaatttttaaccTTAATATTTTGTGGTTGTTTGCTTAGTTTTTCCGTTCTGGTACTGGAGTAGATTGTCCTCCCATGCGATTGAATCGTCTCCATCTTACTGATTATGATTTTGACGGTGAAGATCAAATGTTTGCCCTGCTAAGCATTCTCAGAAATTCTCCCGATTTGGAGATACTTTCTTTTCATGTAAGTAGTCGACTTCATTAGCTGTTACTCATTTTCAGAGTAAAGAGTTGAAAACGCTACTTATTTTTACGTTTAATCTACTTATAGATGTTGAGCCAAAGGAAGAACGATGACATGGAAGTGGATGAAAATTCTTCTCAAGGACCAGACTACGGTACACAACAACTCAATAACTTGCGAACATTGCAGATCAACAGATTCCATGGTTCAAGAGCAGAATTGTTGTTTATAAAGTTTATACTTGCCTCGGCCCCTTTACTCCAGAAGGCCATCCTTTTGGTAGAAACTAGTGTTTGTGAAAGCCAATCGTTGGAAATCTCAAAGGTGTTGATGAGGTTCCCTCGAGCGTCTCCTAAATCAGAAATAATATATGAACCGTGGTCAGAGGAGCAAA from Capsicum annuum cultivar UCD-10X-F1 unplaced genomic scaffold, UCD10Xv1.1 ctg71121, whole genome shotgun sequence carries:
- the LOC124885434 gene encoding F-box/FBD/LRR-repeat protein At1g13570-like (The sequence of the model RefSeq protein was modified relative to this genomic sequence to represent the inferred CDS: added 94 bases not found in genome assembly); amino-acid sequence: MSVLSRAWRYIWSSNPRLIFATGFCTMRLPSKTIDIITAILLQHHGSVKTFSVDISPIHSSQHPVVDRWMLFLSRNGLMNLSVRNEKSVNAPYKLPSYVYNVELEHLVLSNCIFRPPCSFRGFSKLGKLQLTRVSFELDVATSSLWMPSLETLHFTKCSGLRFLNIYAPKLLYLYLVGCGNDPLNLGPFMVCSKLKTFGILEQEVPLNTQDKTMIPTDILHSWPNLNRLILGKCFLKFFRSGTGVDCPPMRLNRLHLTDYDFDGEDQMFALLSILRNSPDLEILSFHMLSQRKNDDMEVDENSSQGPDYGTQQLNNLRTLQINRFHGSRAELLFIKFILASAPLLQKAILLVETSVCESQSLEISKVLMRFPRASPKSEIIYEPWSEEQISDSAMMSRWQEPLSDSSSCHLYPLFDLVIALAFCRYIEAYKELITVVVNGVLRNSDTD